The Cuculus canorus isolate bCucCan1 chromosome 26, bCucCan1.pri, whole genome shotgun sequence genomic sequence TGCACAAATCTTCCCAAATAatggaaagaaaccaaaaaataaatatgattcCAATCCTGGACCCTAAACACAGGACCTGACGTAAGTACTAACCACACTGGGATTGCTCAAggcagaaaggggaaagaggTCATTTTCTGTGGGCAGCACAACCGGTACCACCTACTCCACGTCGTCTCCTTATTAATCAGACTCCACTGGCAGGAATTCAGCCCTTTGTTCCCCAGCGTCCCCAGAGCTTTCacatctccccagcttttttgtttcCAGACATTGAAACGCGAAGAATGTTTGGAGTTTCTTCCATGACTCTGACAAGCAAGTTATCGATGTAGTCTTCCAGCTCACGCACCTGGAGATCCTTCTTGGTAATCGTATCCTTCTGTTTCAAGACCAGCTGGATCAGCTCATCCCGTGTCAGCTGAGCGTACGCGTAGGCAGGGTCTGTGGGATCGTATTTCTGCGAGAGAGAAGAGAGGCATACCGGCAtttcaaaacagcaaacaagCTGGCTTGTGGAATTTAAAGCACCAAGTGGAATTTAAACCCTCAAGGAACAACTTTACAGACGGTGTTCTCAGAACCACAGCcactttttaaagtattactGTACTTTGTGTCTTTTAAAGCTAAGTTCCAACCTCAGGGTCAAGaagatgaggctgcccagggcaccGACAGACTGGGAGAGGCTGTCAGGCCAGGATGGCGTTAAGCTACAAAGCACCTTCTGGGCCATTACCCTGGAACAATTCATACAGAACACTACTTCCAGAAAGTAGAACagctttttaaagtaaaaaaaaacaaacaaaaaaagcaaccacCTCTGAGTAAGTGCGTGCTGCTTACAGCACAGCGACAGAGCTCACAGAGCCCGGGCAGGCTCCTCCAGAACAGAAGCCAGCCTGGGCTTTTCCACCACAGGGATTACGGATACTCACACTCACAGGACTACACCAAGCATAATTTCTTATTTGGAATCACAGCACTACACCACAATACTAATTACAAGTTTTCAGCTCATTCAAATTAGCAGCATCCTGGTTTGAATCATTTAACTcgtattttccctcttttccagaAGGCGGCACTGCCGTTACTTTGGTTCTAACTTTTCACTTTCCCCAAGAAGCCCTGGGAAAAAATCACAGCACCCATAGTTTTCCCTGCTCACGGGAAGACACCTCTTGCTATACCGATCAGTGTGACTTTTAAGTTACACCTCAAACCTGGAGGTCGCTTTTGAGGCTaagattttacaaaaaaaatgctttaaatccCAGTGGTTTGCAGGCTGCACGGATATGCTTTTAGGAAGCGGCTGTGCTTTCATGGCAGGCACAGATAATAGATGACAACGCAGGAGCCACCCTGAGGGTGCTCTTCCCTACCTTCTCGGCTTTAAGAGCCATCTACTTATTAATGAGTGACCCTAGAAAGCAGGCAGAGGCAGACAGAGCATCAGCATCTcagcaggacaggctgggagttggggttgttcagcctggagaagagaaggctccggggagaccttagagcagcttccagtgcggaaaggggctccaggaaagctggggaggggctcttggttagggagggcagggataggatgaggtaCGGATATGGAGATGATACCACATATGGAGATGCGAGCCAAAGCAAATGATATCAAATACATGAACTCTGCCTGATTTACTGCTTCAGCTCTGgtttaaaatgctgctttctttcctccatACCTTTGCATTCATCTCGAGCAGCTTCTCGTTCATTGTGCTGAGGACATTCAGGTTCATACTTGGAGGCTTGGTTGCTGTGGCATTCATTGGCTTCACCGGATGGAGTCTGGAACATGAAAACCAAGTCATGTTATTTAGGGagtacacacagacacagatcTTCAGAGTAAAAACATATACTGCGAGAAACTGGGGAAGAatcctccccttctctctctcgGTTAAACATTCAGCTTCAGGCATCTCTGTCTAAGCTGTAGGTGTTTTCTAAGCGTACTCAGTTCTCTCCCCACCACCGTCACTGACTGAAGGCACTGGAGACAGAGCAATGACAAGGGAAATCCAGCCGGCATGGTACGGCACAAAGGAACTCCAGGTCAGTCCCCCgaggcagcagcacacagcagcagTCACCCTGATCTCTCACGCACCAGCTAAGCCTGACTTTCCCAACAAGAACACATTTGTGGTTCTTGCAACATATCAAATACCTCCATTATGCTGGGACAGGCACGTATTGCGCCTTTTCCAATCGGACCTTATGGTATAAGCAGCAAAAAAGTGCCACCTTCGTTCACTCGGGCAGGATTTATATTGCCAATTTGAATACGGACAGAGATTTTTACTAGTTTCTCAACAAATGCCAGCCCAGAAGTGTCCCAGCTGGAGTTCTGCAGACGAAGCCTgccagctcagcagctctgcgCCTCGACCACAGCACCGCAGCAGCCCGGGAGCCGCAGACAGTGCTGGAACGCAGTCACGCTTCTTGGGAGAAAGAACAGCATCACTTGCTGCAATTCCCATTTCTGAAAATGGATCTATTCCAGTCCATTTCCCAAATCAGATGAAATgtccctattttttttaactgtttcccTAGCAGCTTTTCCAAGAGGGAGGCTGTGACGGACGGCAGGTTGCCTTGAGCGCACCGGGTGCCCTCAATAGCATCAGATCGATGCGGTGCCAGCACCAATCCTGTGCTGGTGTGACAGGACCCAGCCCCGACAAATCCAGAGGCTGGAAAAAGTTAACACTGTACGATGCCACATCACTGCAAAGTGCAGTGAATCCTGGCAGCTGGAGAGGCAGATCTGGGCTCACGGGGAGAAAAAGCAAGGCTGGCATCGGCACTGAGCCACGTTCAGTGCGTTCCCCGTGTTCTCTCACCTGTGCTTAGCAGACAGGGCTTCACCGCCCCGCTCAGCCTGGCTAGGGTGCGTTTCAGAGGGTGAAACCCAGGCCCGAAGCAGCTTCTTCTTGCCAGAATTTCCTGCTTTATCTGCGAAGCCCTCGGCTGTTGTTTTTTTCGGAGACTCTGCTCTATGACTTGGGGTGTCAGAGAGGAGGGAATGAGCAGAAGAGTAGGGCTGGGAAGGACttgagagggaggaagaggaaacagaaggCTCAAAGAAGTCACGGTCTGCACGCTCCTCATCACCTGCgcttattttcagttcttctttctCAAAATGACTGTTCTGCTCCCCAGAATGACACGTCACACCTAAGCCCAAGTCAGCTACCTGGCTGCTGACATGGTGAGTGCCCACGGTGacctgggctgcagcagagctatCCGAGTGCTCTCTCGGTTCCTCACGCAAAGGCATTAAACTTAGGGACTGCTTCCCAGCCTCTGAAACGTTATCATCACCCGCAGCGACAGCACAGTTCTCCTGGGAGTCACCCAGCAGCTCGTCATCAGAGCCTCCCTCTGGAATAACTGGAAGACTGGCCAGTTTCAAACCACGATCTCCACTAATGGGAATGGCAGACTTCAGACTGGTAAGGCAGTCAAATAAATCATCATCGCCTTCATTTTTCAGACGCCTGTCACGGCCGCTATCTCCGACTGTTGCTGGTGGAGCAGCAGTCTCTAATGAGCTGCTCTGGGGGAGGCACTCACGAGCATCTGAGGCTTTGTCAGCATCAGATGAAAGCCCAGGCATAGCTTTTAGACTATTGCCTGAAGAAAGCACATCACCACTTAACCCCTCAGCCCGAGGAACTGGTGGGCGCTTCTTCAGCCGAGGTGCTGGCTTTGGAGTAACCAACACCTCACTGCCAGCTTGGTTGTGGGACAGCGTGCCAGGTCCCAAGGCTGGTTTGGCAGAGCCTGCTTGGGAAGAGGAGTCATTCCTATCAACGGGAGCTGCCTGGGGCTCTAACGTGGGCATACATCCTTCCCACCTCTTCCTACCCAAGATCTCCtgctcctctttcagctccctGTCAGGGGCAGACAGCTGTTCCACACTGGTCTCTGGCAAGGGGTTATCACCGTGCTTTGAGAGGGATGCAAAGCCCTTGTCATCCTTTGTGTGGGGCTCGGTATTCACCCTGCCCGCATCCACACCACGCCAAGCAGTGGCCTCGCTGGTTCGGATGGGACCTATGCTGTCACCAGAGAGCTCTGGCAATGGGCAGCACTCTGCTTCCAGCTTGCCAGTAAACTTCACTCTCTGTCCTGCTGCATCAGAACCCGTAAGTAACATCTCCCTGCAACCAGAGCCCTGCTCTTCACCTTCCTGCCCACCCAGACCCTCATCCTCCAATCCACCAAGGAGAAAGGACACAGCTTTCCCCTTGCCTAGCTTGCTGCTTTGCAAAGACGTCTTAGCCTGGAGCTGGAGAGAATCGTGCTGCTTCTTTGGAGCCAGACCAAGGGTGTCAGCGAGGGTGCTGGGAGGGCTGGACACAGCTTTGGCATTATTAGTTACAGCCGCAGAGGAAGAGCCCCCTGCAGCATCGCCTCCAGAGCGCTCCAGCTCCGCAGGGTGCTCCGCTGCGGAACCGTCTGCATCggagggaaggcagagaggggaagaaCCAGCAGCAGGTTTGAAGCCTGGTGCATCCACTTCCCGTCCAAGCGTGGATGCAAAGGGATTATTACCATTAAAGTGACAGTCAGAGGGGAGAGAAGGTGCAGGTGGGTGAGAGAGACCCCGGGAAGCCCATGTGTCGGAGCGGTCAGGACCCTGGCCCCGTGAGCTCTGCCCCCAGTCAGAAGCAAAAGGATTATTGGCACGACCAGACCCCTGCCCAGGAAGAGAAGCTTTGGGAACAAGGTGATGGGACGAAGGGAAACGGGCAGTGCCTTTGGGATCCAGGGCTGCGGATGCCCTGTCCTGCTCAGGAATAAAGGGGTTCTTGCCGTTCAAAagctctgcagcagaaggaggaggagaagcaagGGACGCAGGAGTAGTAGCAATGATTTCAGAGTCTGGCATTTGGACTTTTTGTCCTGgtttagaaataaaaggatTATTGTCACTCCTGATACGGTGTAcggaaagaaaagcaggaagggaaTCAGGTGCAAGAGTAGGAAGCACGGCTTTGGTTTCCTCCTCTGAAGACGCGCCCAGTCTgcaaaaagggacaaaaaacTCGCATGTCACTCGTGGATGCAGCACGAGGCAGGAACAGACAAGCTTTAGCACCAGACTCTTAACACCAGAGATGATTTATGCTTGCAAGAGACCTCGGAGCCTTTCTGACAGCCTTTATGTATGTAAATGCACCTTCACAAGCACTAATTTATGCCAGAACCCTTCTGCTGCAGAGTTCGCACAGGTTACTACTTTTAGGAGCTCTCTCATCTTCAGCACCCCAAGCGCTTATTAGTAGGTGAGACACTTCGTACGCAAGATGTTTAAACGTGAGAAGCACTGAAAGTAAGGAGTCAGACACAAACCACAGCCTTATTAGCCTGACACACCTCGGTATATataaaacacagacacacagagcttTTCTTACATATAAAGGATAAAGGAGGAGAATTTCCAAAGAAGCCCTGCGCACCAATTCACACAGATGTCCCTCATGGTGCTGTGAACGATGCCAAAAGTGGGAGGGCCCCAGGATTAACTCTTTTGAAGACCACAGCCAatacaggagagaaaagcagagctgttaGAACTGTTGTTTCAGACCACAGGCCCATTGAAGCCACACAGCTCAGACAGAAGAATGTTAGTTTCTGCAAAAGATCCAGCAGGAAAACTCAGCCCTACAGTAGCTGCAGAGATGCTTGCACTCAAGAGAACAACTATTCCGGCATCACTTATAGGGAACACCTCTAtatccacctcctcctcacacTGAGAGAGAACTCAGAgttattatttgttattaaagCATGCAATGGCCAGGTTAAAACCACCAGGTACCTGCACAGCAACAGGTTTCTGCCGCAGGCAGGATGCCCAGCTGAGAGGCGCTGCCAGTGGCCTCCTTGAAGCCTTAACATTGCGTTCACATCACCCTCTGAAGAAAACGCGACTGACCTGGGCTTGACGGCTTTGGTCTTTGCTGGTGCAGCAGCTCTTTCAGGTTTTGGTTCTTCCTCAAAAGGGTTGAGGGGCTGCTTATTCACAAAGGCATCTTCTGTGCAGCGGCCGTCTCCTGCAGGACTCCCTCTGCTTAAATCTGCTGGAAGCTCCAACTGTTTGGCCTCTTGTTCGCTCTTCTCTTctggaattttgttttccttatccTGCAGGGAATTCCTGTCGGGAATACTCTCAGCATCAATGGTCTTTactgcttccttcttccctgtgACCAGAGAGAGCAAGGTAGACTTCTTGTGGTCTGGTTTTCTGGCCTCTCTAACAACCTCAACAGTCGGAGGAACACGGGGTTCTGGGTGTTCTTCACTGCTCAGCAGTTTGTATGAGGGCAAAGTCATAGATTTAAAAGTCTCCAAGGATGTAGACCCAGAGAAAGCAGGACTAGGAGATAttctttccatctcttcagGCCCTTTAGTAGGTCTGGAAGACAGGTTCTCCTCTGAAGCAAAGAGCTGCTTCCGTTTGAAGCGgtgaggagaaggggaagaggctggagtGTTGTCCTTCACCGTGCTCTCTTCCATATAAACGTGACTGCCATTGATACACAGACTGGACTTGGAAATGGGATCGCTTTTGGATTTAAGGCCGCTGAATAAAGAGAGCCCTTCTTTCTTGTTGTGGCTAGTGGTTCCTGGGTTTAGTTGCCTGAAGTCCAAAGTGGCTGTTTTACGAGATTTAAATACAGAAGGAGAGGACTTCTCTTCCAGGGCATTTCCAAAGGTttctggaataaataaatagggAGAATTTCAAGGTGTGAGAACATCCTTTCCCCTGACACTCACAGCTGACAACATCAGTGTTTCACTGCCATTAGTGGGACCACAGAAACATTGAAAGTGCGGCTGTACCCGCTGCTTCCAAACCTTCCGGTGCCCCACACTGGCAGCGCCCAGCAGAGAGATCGCAGGTGCTATTCAGTGACCCAAACCCACCACAGATCCCTCACAGTGAAGCTGCACCGGCTCACGCAGACACGGCTCGTGCAGCCCTACAGTTTCTATGCTATCCCAAGGGAAGCTTAGCCTGACTGTCCCAAAGCCCTACACGCACACAAGTTACTTTCTAAGGAGTCAGTCAGTAAGAAGAATTTAACTCCTCCTCTGAAAAGGGTGAAAAGCGCAAGCAAACCGTTGGAGAAAGGCTTTGTGCTCCCACAGCGCAGTGGAACACCCCATACTCACTTTCTGAGGTCGGAGAGGCGTCAGAATCCTCGTCATCCCACTGCGGCTGGAAGTCGCTGGGGTGAAGCCGAACCCTCTCGGTGACAGGCTGCTGCGTCGGCAGAACTGACatggactgggagagggaagtCTTCTGCAAGCCGGGCTTGGAAAACAGGGCTTTAAACttggatttcttcttttccttctccaccgCCTCATCTTCGCTGTCAGCGGGGGAGTGAGCCATGCTGGGAACGATCGCCGAGGCCGTGTCGGAGAGGCCACTGCTCTTCTTCCCCTTGAGCTTGTCTTTGAGCTTGCCAAAGGCAGAGCGGGACTTGTCCTTGGCAGACAGGTCAAACATACTGGCTGTCAGGTTGCTCCTCATGAACTGGATATCCACTTCGacctcccctctctccttttccttcttccctggtTTGGAGCGAAGTTTGTACCACCTGCGGGAACACGATTTCTTTTACAAACAAATTCTTGGGAGGCACAAGGGATTTGGAACAAAATAGGGTGTTTATGTCTTAAAAACCAAATAAGCCTATAGtgtaagggggaaaaaaaagaaaagcttttaatctTTCACCTACGTCATAATCACGTGGCCCAGGTgccaaggaaaacatttcttattgtAAACAGAAAGCTCTtagtaaaatgtgttttaaaaccCAGACCAGGAAGGGTtaaaagaaggggggaaaaaaaaaaggaacaagggGTGGAATTCCTGTATTTCAGCTCAGAGGCAGTTGAAGTGGGTGCGAAAGGAACAGCCCCAGAGAGCTGAAACTGGTACAGAAAGCACGGCCCCACGCCCTCATACCTTTCATTCCAGCTGCTTCTCAGTTGCTATCGGAATGCTAAGGAACCCCTCATCAACACCAGAGCCAAACCCAGCCTCACAGAGCGGAGCCAGCCAAGCCCTACAGCCTGTCTGGGGAATTCCTGTCACCTCCAGGAGCGTGACCCGAGCACCAGGAAGGACATTCCTTACAGACAGAGCCCCATCCCTTTGCTGAAACTCTGGATTATCAACTGAGCGCTGAGGGTGCCCAAGGCTGCACCCCAACCACCCGCACGCAGCTAACGACCGCTCGATTCCATCCCACCCGCACTGGGGATGGCAGAGAACGGCAGCAGCGCCGCACATCAGGAATTTTCTGACTAGTGCTGGAGCCCCAGGCTTCTCGACTCCATAGAACGGAGGGGAAAGGCCGCCTGGAAAATGccagcttcttcctcctcaccagATAGCGcgtgaaaacaaagcaaacgGAGCATGCAAATCTGCCTCCACATCAAATCCACACTCATCTTCTTTGAAGGTGCACAGAAGCGATGAAAGAGAACAGGGAAAAAGCTCCAGAGACAAATTAAAGCTAATAAGCATGAACCAAACGAGCTGAACTCAGAAACCTGCTCCGGAGAAACCCATCAGAGGGAAGCGGACGCTCTGTTCCGCTACAGTCGGACGTTCAGCCCTGAATTCCAGgcaccagcagcaggaaagggaCTTTATGAGGCAATGTCAGGCTTTGTCATGTCCCAAAAGCCACAGTCCTGTGGTGGCAACAGCAAGGGAAGCACAAACCCTTTGCCTTTAATGCAAGCCAGCACTTCTGTCCCCCACCGCGTGATTTCCAGGAGCATCCCGCATTCGGACAGTGCCACACAATCTATCCTGCCCCGGGGACAGAGCGGGCACTGCTGGAACGGCACCCGAGACACAAAGTGTGTGTTCAGCGAAAGCAGCCTGGCACCGAAACAGCCCTGCTTCTGCCGCCACGGCTGCCTCGGAGCGGCTGGAAGTCACGTTGCAAAGTATAAAATCTCATTAATAGCACCGATTAGGTTCGGGAGCGCCTGCCAATCACTCGTTTTCCAAACGAAACCAGCCCTGCACAGGTTTAGATCACCGACACGATGACAAAGGAAACACGGTccaaagagaaaatcaaaggCTGAGTGACGACACGAACAACTGGAAACAGCAGTTTTCCCAGAAGGGTCAactttagggattttttttgtctcttttccctATTTTCCTTTGGCCCAGACACAAAGGGACGAGGCTGGCAGGACCGCAGGGCTGACTCGTGAACTCTGCTGACCGAGGGCCCATCACACCACGCAGCGTAAACACATCGGCGCTTGACACGACCTTAATGAGAGCCACGGGATAATTAAGGCTTCGCAAGCCTTGATGGCTTTGTCCAGAAACACAAGGCAGGTCTCGCTGTCCCTGGATCTGCTCAggtgagggagaagaggaaggtgacTCACGGCCACCTCAAGCCACATTACAAGGCTGCTGACTCCCAGTAAAACCCTCCCAGTAACCGCCCGCGCCGTCCCAGTGTTTACACCCAAAGGAGCAAGGATGACACAGAGCTGGCGCTGGGCATTAAAGGAGAAGATTCCCGGCTCGGTGTCCTGCTGAGAGCAGTGAAGCCAGCCCACATAACACTGAATTACCTACTCTTACACGTGTTTAAGCTCTAATTAATCCACTTATTAAGGAAAATACACAAACAGCGAGGTGCAGCGTGCCTGTTCCCTGTTGGAAGGCGAAGGCATTTTGCATACATTAGTTTTCTCAGGTTGACTCGGCTGCTCGCAGGgcacaaacagaaatatctgaGCACCAAAGCCAAGTGCGaggcaggagaggctgaaaaCCCCCCGGACTCTTACACGGGACTCTCACCCTATAACTCAGAGTGAGGGGCTGACCCTCAGCAGGAGGGACCCTGCCCCAAAGAGGCCCCCCCGAAAGGGCATGAGGGGTCCCTGTGAGGCATGGCAGTGAGATCCTCACttccctatggggcacaggggtCCCCCACCAGATCCCCACACACCTGTAGGGCACAGGGGTTTACATGGGGTCCCCCATCAGGGGCCCAGAGCCCTCCCCCAtccttctccctgcctccctaCCCCTCTCCCCAGGCTCTGTGAGGCAAAGAGACATCTCCACTTGCCTCCCTGAGCCCCCTCGGGGCCCCGAACCCCTCCTGCTCCCCGTCCGCCTGTTGTGCCTCCagtccccctctccccccagacccctccctACCCCCCGGGTTGTCCCTCTAGTCCCACCCGCTGTGCCTCCGGACCCCTCCAACCCCCTGGCCCCCgtcccctccccacctccccctTCCAACACCCCCGCCCCACCTGCTGTGCCacctttccccctccctgcccccctgCAATGGGTCTGGCCCCAGCCCCTGTCACCCCGTTACCCCATCCTCGTCCCCAcctgctctcccctctcccccagcccccccgcAGTGCCTGGTACCCGCGTCCCTCACCTGCAGCGCCTCtttccccctgctccccccaaCCCTCCCCGCCAGCCCCCGTGGTGTCCCTGCTCCCGGTGCACCCCACTGCTCCCGGTGCCGGTTTCACCTCTGCAAGCCCCCGCTGACCCCGGTTCCCCGGCTCAGTACTTCCATCCCCCAGTCTTCCCTACCCCTCCGGTACCTGCatcccccagtcccccctaTCCCCCCGGTACTTGCATCCCCCGGTCCCCCCGATCTCCTCTACCCCCCAATACCTACATCCTCCGGTCCCCCTGGTCTCTCCCGCCCCGCTCGGTACCTGCATCCTCCggtccccccagttccccccaccCCGCTCGATACCTGCATCCCCCggttcccccccaccccactcGGTCCCTGCATCCCCCGGTCCCCCCTACCCCCCCGGTACCTGCAGCCCCCGCCGCTCCCGTCCCGCGGCGGCAGCTCCATCTCGGCTCTCCCCAGGAACTTGTCGGTGCCGGCGAGCGCTCGGTGCATCACGGTGACGCGCAGCGCGGCGGGCTCCGGCGGCAGCTCGAAGGTGGCCTCCTCTCGCCAAACTGGGTCCCCCCCGCACCGCTCCGACACCGCCGTGCGGAACCGGCGCCGCCC encodes the following:
- the RAB11FIP1 gene encoding rab11 family-interacting protein 1 isoform X2; the encoded protein is MPSPGWRPTHARVLVLRARGLRPKAAGGSDAYAVMSLGRRRFRTAVSERCGGDPVWREEATFELPPEPAALRVTVMHRALAGTDKFLGRAEMELPPRDGSGGGCRWYKLRSKPGKKEKERGEVEVDIQFMRSNLTASMFDLSAKDKSRSAFGKLKDKLKGKKSSGLSDTASAIVPSMAHSPADSEDEAVEKEKKKSKFKALFSKPGLQKTSLSQSMSVLPTQQPVTERVRLHPSDFQPQWDDEDSDASPTSEKTFGNALEEKSSPSVFKSRKTATLDFRQLNPGTTSHNKKEGLSLFSGLKSKSDPISKSSLCINGSHVYMEESTVKDNTPASSPSPHRFKRKQLFASEENLSSRPTKGPEEMERISPSPAFSGSTSLETFKSMTLPSYKLLSSEEHPEPRVPPTVEVVREARKPDHKKSTLLSLVTGKKEAVKTIDAESIPDRNSLQDKENKIPEEKSEQEAKQLELPADLSRGSPAGDGRCTEDAFVNKQPLNPFEEEPKPERAAAPAKTKAVKPRLHPVKPMNATATKPPSMNLNVLSTMNEKLLEMNAKKYDPTDPAYAYAQLTRDELIQLVLKQKDTITKKDLQVRELEDYIDNLLVRVMEETPNILRVSMSGNKKAGEM
- the RAB11FIP1 gene encoding rab11 family-interacting protein 1 isoform X1, whose protein sequence is MPSPGWRPTHARVLVLRARGLRPKAAGGSDAYAVMSLGRRRFRTAVSERCGGDPVWREEATFELPPEPAALRVTVMHRALAGTDKFLGRAEMELPPRDGSGGGCRWYKLRSKPGKKEKERGEVEVDIQFMRSNLTASMFDLSAKDKSRSAFGKLKDKLKGKKSSGLSDTASAIVPSMAHSPADSEDEAVEKEKKKSKFKALFSKPGLQKTSLSQSMSVLPTQQPVTERVRLHPSDFQPQWDDEDSDASPTSEKTFGNALEEKSSPSVFKSRKTATLDFRQLNPGTTSHNKKEGLSLFSGLKSKSDPISKSSLCINGSHVYMEESTVKDNTPASSPSPHRFKRKQLFASEENLSSRPTKGPEEMERISPSPAFSGSTSLETFKSMTLPSYKLLSSEEHPEPRVPPTVEVVREARKPDHKKSTLLSLVTGKKEAVKTIDAESIPDRNSLQDKENKIPEEKSEQEAKQLELPADLSRGSPAGDGRCTEDAFVNKQPLNPFEEEPKPERAAAPAKTKAVKPRLGASSEEETKAVLPTLAPDSLPAFLSVHRIRSDNNPFISKPGQKVQMPDSEIIATTPASLASPPPSAAELLNGKNPFIPEQDRASAALDPKGTARFPSSHHLVPKASLPGQGSGRANNPFASDWGQSSRGQGPDRSDTWASRGLSHPPAPSLPSDCHFNGNNPFASTLGREVDAPGFKPAAGSSPLCLPSDADGSAAEHPAELERSGGDAAGGSSSAAVTNNAKAVSSPPSTLADTLGLAPKKQHDSLQLQAKTSLQSSKLGKGKAVSFLLGGLEDEGLGGQEGEEQGSGCREMLLTGSDAAGQRVKFTGKLEAECCPLPELSGDSIGPIRTSEATAWRGVDAGRVNTEPHTKDDKGFASLSKHGDNPLPETSVEQLSAPDRELKEEQEILGRKRWEGCMPTLEPQAAPVDRNDSSSQAGSAKPALGPGTLSHNQAGSEVLVTPKPAPRLKKRPPVPRAEGLSGDVLSSGNSLKAMPGLSSDADKASDARECLPQSSSLETAAPPATVGDSGRDRRLKNEGDDDLFDCLTSLKSAIPISGDRGLKLASLPVIPEGGSDDELLGDSQENCAVAAGDDNVSEAGKQSLSLMPLREEPREHSDSSAAAQVTVGTHHVSSQVADLGLGVTCHSGEQNSHFEKEELKISAGDEERADRDFFEPSVSSSSLSSPSQPYSSAHSLLSDTPSHRAESPKKTTAEGFADKAGNSGKKKLLRAWVSPSETHPSQAERGGEALSAKHRLHPVKPMNATATKPPSMNLNVLSTMNEKLLEMNAKKYDPTDPAYAYAQLTRDELIQLVLKQKDTITKKDLQVRELEDYIDNLLVRVMEETPNILRVSMSGNKKAGEM